In one Alosa alosa isolate M-15738 ecotype Scorff River chromosome 14, AALO_Geno_1.1, whole genome shotgun sequence genomic region, the following are encoded:
- the slc25a22b gene encoding LOW QUALITY PROTEIN: mitochondrial glutamate carrier 1 (The sequence of the model RefSeq protein was modified relative to this genomic sequence to represent the inferred CDS: inserted 1 base in 1 codon; deleted 2 bases in 1 codon), whose protein sequence is MADNTISLPAKLINGGIAGLIGVTCVFPIDLAKTMLQNQQNGFRLYRSMSDCLIKTIRSEGYFGMYRAIMHLTWFSRKLLENQKLTLLREMLAGCGAGTCQVIVTTPMEMLKIQLQDAGRIVKHNNLMPKKILHHEGPSAFLKGAXCRALIIAPLFGITQVVYILEMGELIHCLLPDGGP, encoded by the exons ATGGCTGACAACACAATCAG tTTGCCTGCCAAGCTAATAAATGGGGGGATTGCTGGATTGATTGGAGTT ACTTGTGTATTTCCCATAGACTTGGCCAAGACTATGCTCCAGAACCAACAAAATGGGTTTCGTCTCTACAGGAGCAT GTCAGATTGCCTTATCAAAACCATTCGCTCAGAAGGCTACTTTGGTATGTACAGAG CAATCATGCACTTGACCTGGTTCTCCAGGAAGTTGCTGGAGAA CCAGAAACTAACTTTGCTGCGAGAGATGCTGGCGGGCTGTGGAGCAGGTACCTGCCAG GTCATCGTTACCACCCCAATGGAGATGCTGAAGATTCAGCTACAGGATGCTGGTCGAATAG taaaACACAATAATCTCATGCCAAA GAAAATCTTACATCATGAGGGTCCCTCTGCCTTCCTGAAAGGTG TATGCCGTGCTCTAATCATTGCGCCCCTATTTGGCATCACTCAGGTGGTCTACATCCTGGAAATGGGTGAGCTCATCCACTGCCTCCTGCCTGACGGAGGCCCATAA